The genomic interval AAACCTGAGGGCGACGTATTGAAAGCGTTTTGCTCTCGCGAATCGTTTTTAAGATTGCATTGAATCCCTTTGCAGCTCTCGAATATACCTCTCATTAAAACCTCGCGTGCGGCGGAAGTTTTGCAGCGCGCGTTTCGCCACGATCGCGTTGCGCATGCGTATTTGCTGCACGGCCCGGACGGTTCGGGCAAGGAAGCAATAGCGCTGTATTTGGCGCAAGCCTTCCTGTGTGAACGCCG from Cytophagia bacterium CHB2 carries:
- a CDS encoding DNA polymerase III subunit delta', with the translated sequence MPLIKTSRAAEVLQRAFRHDRVAHAYLLHGPDGSGKEAIALYLAQAFLCERR